One segment of Porticoccus hydrocarbonoclasticus MCTG13d DNA contains the following:
- a CDS encoding aspartate kinase has protein sequence MSFHSVEKIGGTSMSNYAAVRDNIILKPTGDTLYQRIFVVSAYAGITDQLLEHKKTGKAGVFASFANGVNDDSWLDLLNELRTQVIEINSNLFDDPEMLADANRFIGDRLDEAEHCLSDLKKLCQHGHFALDVHLATVREMLASIGEAHSAWNTARLLQRDGVNACFVDLTGWKTTRHMSLDERIKVTFEDIDLESQLPIVTGYAHTQDGLMSSFDRGYSEMTFSRLTVITNAREAVIHKEFHLSSADPRIVGDDNAVPIGRTNYDVADQLANLGMEAIHPKAAKGLRQNNIPLRVKNTFEPEHAGTLITSDYISEKPRVEIIAGCRGVHAIELFDQDMAGNFSRYDTTILGCISRFKAHVVSKDINANTITHYLSTNLKTVKRICRALEEQFPDAEINNQEVAIVSAVGSDMQVPGLLAKTVGALAEKDISVLAMHQCMRQVDMQFVINKDRWEDAVRSLHRCLVEVHDHGRAICLAS, from the coding sequence ATGAGTTTTCACAGTGTGGAAAAAATCGGCGGCACTTCAATGAGCAACTATGCCGCTGTCAGAGACAATATTATTCTTAAACCCACAGGTGATACGCTTTATCAGCGTATTTTTGTGGTGTCCGCCTATGCCGGCATAACGGATCAACTGCTGGAGCATAAGAAAACGGGCAAAGCCGGTGTTTTTGCCTCATTTGCCAATGGTGTCAATGACGATAGCTGGCTGGATCTTCTTAATGAATTAAGAACCCAGGTTATTGAAATCAACAGCAATCTATTTGACGATCCGGAAATGCTCGCCGATGCCAACCGGTTTATTGGTGATCGGCTCGACGAGGCCGAACACTGCCTGAGCGACCTGAAAAAACTTTGCCAACACGGCCACTTTGCACTGGACGTCCACCTGGCAACCGTCCGTGAAATGCTGGCCAGTATCGGTGAAGCACACAGTGCCTGGAATACTGCCCGGCTGCTTCAGAGAGATGGTGTCAATGCCTGCTTTGTAGATTTAACCGGCTGGAAAACCACGCGACACATGTCGCTGGATGAACGAATTAAAGTCACTTTTGAGGACATAGATCTCGAGAGTCAACTGCCTATCGTCACCGGCTATGCCCATACTCAGGATGGATTAATGTCCAGTTTTGACCGAGGTTACAGTGAAATGACATTCAGTCGTTTGACCGTAATCACAAATGCGCGTGAAGCCGTCATCCATAAAGAATTTCACCTCAGCAGTGCCGATCCCCGTATCGTGGGCGACGACAATGCTGTACCCATCGGTCGCACCAACTACGATGTGGCTGACCAGCTGGCCAATCTCGGCATGGAGGCAATTCACCCCAAGGCCGCCAAGGGTCTGCGTCAAAACAATATCCCCCTGCGCGTCAAGAATACTTTTGAACCGGAGCACGCCGGGACGTTGATTACCAGCGACTATATTAGTGAAAAACCTCGCGTCGAGATTATTGCAGGGTGTCGGGGAGTACATGCTATTGAACTATTTGACCAAGATATGGCCGGCAATTTCAGCCGTTATGACACAACCATCCTGGGGTGTATCAGCCGGTTCAAGGCACATGTGGTTTCAAAGGATATCAACGCGAACACGATTACCCATTACCTGTCCACCAACCTGAAGACAGTGAAGCGCATTTGTCGTGCACTGGAAGAACAATTTCCCGATGCAGAAATCAATAATCAGGAAGTCGCTATCGTATCGGCTGTCGGCAGTGACATGCAGGTACCCGGACTATTGGCCAAAACAGTAGGCGCGCTCGCGGAAAAGGATATCAGTGTGTTGGCGATGCACCAGTGCATGCGTCAGGTCGACATGCAGTTTGTTATCAACAAGGACCGCTGGGAAGATGCCGTACGAAGCCTGCACAGATGCCTTGTTGAAGTACATGATCACGGACGTGCCATATGCCTCGCATCCTGA
- a CDS encoding DUF2789 domain-containing protein, producing the protein MDTSVHSLSTLFEQLGLPSTAAAIELFIALHQPLPPETRLAEALFWNEAQRAFLEEAISEDADWAELVDQLNARFRD; encoded by the coding sequence ATGGATACCAGTGTTCACTCCTTATCTACGCTCTTTGAGCAGTTGGGACTGCCCTCCACCGCAGCCGCCATCGAGCTTTTTATTGCCCTACACCAGCCATTGCCCCCTGAAACGAGATTGGCTGAAGCATTGTTCTGGAATGAGGCTCAGAGAGCGTTTCTGGAAGAGGCTATCAGTGAAGATGCCGATTGGGCCGAGTTGGTTGATCAGCTCAATGCCCGTTTCAGGGACTAG
- the ectA gene encoding diaminobutyrate acetyltransferase has protein sequence MDRKITLRPPTPEDGVPVHQLVAQCPPLDPNSIYCNLLQCTHFSGTSVAADIEGELVGFISGYRPPQQISTLFIWQVAVGEKARGQGLASRMLVNILARDECKEVDHLETTITEDNQASWALFQGLADKLQTTLTQSPQFDRELHFAGQHDTEVLVRIGPFKQPVTTEA, from the coding sequence ATGGACCGTAAAATAACACTTCGTCCACCAACGCCGGAGGACGGCGTGCCGGTACACCAACTGGTTGCCCAGTGTCCTCCTCTCGACCCTAACTCCATCTACTGCAACCTACTGCAATGTACTCATTTTTCAGGTACATCCGTGGCAGCTGACATTGAAGGGGAACTGGTCGGTTTTATCTCGGGTTATCGCCCACCACAACAAATCAGCACTCTGTTTATCTGGCAGGTCGCTGTCGGTGAAAAAGCACGCGGTCAAGGTCTCGCCTCTCGGATGTTGGTGAATATACTCGCCCGGGATGAGTGCAAAGAGGTCGATCACCTTGAAACCACTATCACTGAAGACAATCAAGCTTCCTGGGCATTGTTCCAGGGATTGGCGGACAAATTACAAACCACTCTGACCCAGTCTCCACAATTTGACCGTGAATTGCATTTTGCCGGTCAACATGACACAGAGGTATTGGTCAGAATCGGTCCATTTAAGCAGCCCGTGACCACTGAAGCCTAA
- a CDS encoding phosphoribosylaminoimidazolesuccinocarboxamide synthase: MKLADKVLAVNNDLPIRTDAPVHSGKVRSVYWLTEKDSLRLIEQQGYDVAPGAPLAIMVISDRISAFDCIWHGEGGMHGVPGKGAALNAISNHWFRLFRENGLADSHILDIPHPLVWIVQKAQPVMIEAICRQYITGSMWRAYAKGEREFCGIQLPDNLKKDQKLPELLITPSTKGILTGLPGIPEADDVNITRRDIERNHTAFNFRSIDDIDLYENLLREGFDVISRELAALDQIFVDTKFEFGYVKDKAGIEKLIYMDEVGTPDSSRIWDGQSYRNGEVVENSKESFRQLLLNHFPDPDILLNKDRMTERQALARNNELPADVLLEVSRTYVSIAEKIIGRKLHLPDRPKAEIMDILSSRYNLIV; the protein is encoded by the coding sequence ATGAAACTCGCAGACAAAGTTCTCGCCGTTAACAATGATCTCCCTATTCGCACTGATGCGCCTGTGCACAGTGGCAAGGTACGCTCAGTCTACTGGCTTACAGAAAAAGACAGTCTCAGACTGATAGAGCAACAGGGTTATGATGTGGCTCCCGGTGCGCCACTTGCCATCATGGTAATCAGTGATCGCATTTCTGCATTTGACTGCATCTGGCATGGCGAAGGCGGCATGCATGGCGTCCCGGGCAAGGGGGCGGCACTGAATGCCATTTCGAACCATTGGTTCAGGTTATTTCGCGAGAATGGTCTGGCAGACAGCCACATTCTGGATATCCCACATCCCCTGGTATGGATTGTACAAAAAGCCCAACCTGTCATGATCGAGGCTATCTGTCGCCAATACATTACCGGCTCCATGTGGCGTGCATATGCCAAGGGAGAGAGAGAGTTCTGCGGCATCCAGTTGCCGGACAATCTAAAAAAAGACCAGAAGCTGCCAGAATTACTGATTACTCCATCCACCAAAGGCATACTGACGGGTTTGCCGGGTATTCCAGAAGCGGATGACGTGAACATTACCCGACGTGATATTGAAAGAAACCATACAGCCTTCAATTTTCGCAGTATTGACGATATCGATCTCTACGAAAATCTGTTGCGAGAGGGGTTCGATGTCATAAGCCGTGAACTGGCTGCACTGGATCAGATTTTTGTGGATACCAAATTTGAATTTGGCTACGTCAAAGACAAAGCCGGTATCGAAAAGCTAATCTACATGGACGAGGTTGGCACTCCTGACTCATCCCGTATCTGGGACGGTCAGAGCTATCGAAACGGCGAAGTGGTCGAAAACTCAAAAGAAAGTTTCCGGCAATTGCTGCTCAACCACTTCCCGGATCCCGACATCCTACTCAACAAGGACCGGATGACCGAACGCCAGGCACTGGCCAGAAACAACGAACTGCCTGCCGATGTTCTGCTGGAAGTTTCCAGAACGTATGTTTCGATTGCCGAAAAGATCATCGGGAGAAAACTACACCTACCCGACCGGCCGAAAGCAGAAATTATGGATATCCTCAGTAGCCGATATAACCTCATTGTCTAG
- a CDS encoding DoxX family protein encodes MTYYEELAKLVLRIAVGLLVLLHGIAKILNPDSLGFIGSKLTEFGIPPEIAYAVYLGEVLGPLMIIFGYFARAGALLVIGNMLAAILLVHAGELFQLTNHGGWALELQGLYLLAALAIALQGSGKYAIRPD; translated from the coding sequence ATGACCTACTATGAAGAGCTCGCAAAACTGGTCTTGCGCATCGCTGTCGGGCTGCTCGTTTTATTACACGGCATTGCCAAGATCCTGAACCCGGATTCGCTGGGCTTTATTGGTAGCAAACTGACAGAGTTTGGCATACCGCCAGAGATTGCCTATGCCGTCTATCTCGGTGAGGTATTAGGTCCGCTGATGATTATTTTCGGTTACTTCGCTAGAGCCGGGGCCCTGTTGGTCATTGGCAATATGTTGGCGGCTATATTGTTGGTCCATGCCGGTGAGCTTTTCCAACTAACCAATCATGGTGGCTGGGCGCTGGAACTACAGGGCCTCTATCTTTTAGCAGCACTGGCTATCGCGCTACAGGGCAGCGGCAAATATGCCATTCGCCCGGACTGA
- the ectB gene encoding diaminobutyrate--2-oxoglutarate transaminase — protein sequence MKIFDEIESEVRSYARAFPRLFNKAQGEFIYDDEGNQYLDFLAGAGSLNYGHNHPVFKKKLLEYIERDGITQGLDLHTQAKGEFLESFNENILKPRDYNYIVMFTGPTGTNAVEASLKIARKYTGRENIISFTNGWHGQTLGALSVTGNATHRGGAGITLPGATRMPYDGYLGDDFDTTNLLDKVLSDSSSGVDKPAAVIVETVQGEGGINAASMTWLRSLSEICKRHEILLIIDDIQAGCGRTGTFFSFEEAGIYPDIVTLSKSLSGYGLPFSVVLMKPEIDEWKPGEHNGTFRGNNHAFVTAKAAIDHFWKDDKFAKEIQQKGDYIADRVDKIVSEYGEGNFNSHGRGMFRGINCVSGELAEQITRRCFQKGLIIETSGAEDHVVKFLCPLTIRQENLQKGIDILEEAIKEVCAKADSIPEEKDFFEGDYSVSDEVDKGTPKRTGSNPISA from the coding sequence ATGAAAATTTTTGATGAAATTGAATCTGAAGTACGCAGTTACGCCAGAGCCTTCCCACGTTTATTCAACAAGGCCCAGGGCGAATTTATCTATGACGATGAAGGTAACCAATATCTGGATTTTCTGGCCGGTGCCGGCTCGTTGAATTATGGGCACAACCATCCGGTGTTCAAGAAAAAACTCCTGGAATATATAGAACGGGACGGCATCACCCAGGGCCTTGATTTACATACTCAAGCCAAAGGTGAGTTTCTGGAAAGCTTTAACGAGAACATCCTGAAACCCAGAGATTACAATTACATTGTCATGTTTACCGGCCCGACCGGGACCAATGCAGTTGAAGCATCTCTCAAGATTGCGCGCAAGTATACTGGCCGCGAAAACATTATTTCGTTCACCAATGGCTGGCACGGCCAGACACTCGGCGCTCTATCCGTCACAGGTAACGCGACCCACCGTGGCGGTGCAGGCATCACATTGCCAGGCGCGACAAGAATGCCTTATGACGGCTATCTCGGTGATGATTTTGATACCACCAATCTATTGGATAAAGTGTTGTCAGACTCCAGTAGCGGAGTCGACAAGCCCGCAGCCGTTATCGTCGAAACGGTACAGGGCGAGGGCGGCATCAATGCTGCTTCGATGACCTGGCTCAGAAGCCTGTCGGAAATCTGCAAGCGCCATGAGATATTGTTGATTATTGATGACATTCAGGCTGGCTGCGGTCGCACCGGGACCTTCTTCAGTTTTGAAGAAGCCGGTATTTACCCCGACATTGTCACCCTGTCCAAGTCACTGAGTGGTTATGGCCTGCCATTTTCTGTGGTTCTGATGAAACCGGAGATTGATGAATGGAAGCCGGGCGAGCACAACGGTACTTTCCGGGGCAACAACCACGCATTTGTCACCGCCAAAGCGGCCATCGACCACTTTTGGAAAGACGACAAATTTGCCAAGGAAATCCAGCAAAAAGGCGACTACATTGCCGACCGGGTAGATAAGATCGTCAGCGAATACGGTGAAGGAAACTTCAACTCTCACGGTCGCGGTATGTTCAGGGGCATCAACTGTGTCAGCGGCGAACTGGCTGAGCAGATTACCCGACGGTGTTTCCAGAAAGGGTTGATTATTGAGACCAGCGGTGCGGAGGATCATGTGGTCAAGTTCCTCTGCCCACTGACAATCCGTCAGGAAAACCTGCAAAAAGGTATCGATATTCTCGAGGAAGCAATCAAGGAAGTCTGCGCCAAAGCAGACTCCATCCCCGAGGAAAAAGATTTTTTTGAAGGCGACTATTCGGTCAGCGATGAAGTTGACAAGGGCACGCCGAAAAGAACCGGGTCTAACCCCATTTCTGCCTGA
- a CDS encoding MarR family winged helix-turn-helix transcriptional regulator, with the protein MRGSSIEHVLVALRRVIRATDLYSKRLAKTSGLTVPQILLLQAIRDRGQVTIGELAAEISLSQATVTTIIDRLEKRQLVYRVRSSTDKRKVHAFLTENAVDVLKNAPTPLQEHFSRQYANLRDWEQAMIVSALQRVAQMMDAEHIDASPVLDLGVLDSHSSLAEPDALQLGDEIKGRSTSPAD; encoded by the coding sequence ATGAGAGGTAGTTCTATCGAGCATGTCTTGGTTGCACTGCGGCGGGTTATCAGGGCGACAGACCTTTATTCCAAACGCTTGGCTAAAACGTCCGGTCTGACTGTGCCGCAAATTTTGCTACTGCAGGCGATTCGTGACCGGGGGCAGGTGACAATTGGTGAATTGGCCGCCGAAATCAGTCTGAGTCAGGCGACGGTAACCACCATTATTGATCGACTCGAGAAGCGACAATTGGTTTACCGTGTCCGGTCATCGACAGACAAACGCAAAGTGCATGCTTTTTTGACAGAGAATGCAGTTGATGTATTGAAAAATGCACCCACTCCCTTGCAGGAACATTTTTCGCGCCAGTATGCCAATCTTCGTGACTGGGAGCAGGCCATGATTGTTTCTGCACTGCAGCGAGTCGCCCAAATGATGGATGCAGAACATATTGATGCCTCACCGGTGCTGGACCTGGGCGTCCTGGACAGTCATTCGTCCTTGGCAGAGCCAGATGCTCTGCAGTTGGGAGATGAAATCAAAGGGCGCTCAACCTCGCCTGCAGACTGA
- a CDS encoding ectoine synthase, producing the protein MIVRQLQEAEKTSRRIVSPDGNWESTRMLLKDDQMGFSFHITTIYAGADFRMHYQNHLESVYCISGEGEVETLDDGKKYSISPGTLYILDKHDRHILRSFKEMTMACVFNPPLNGKEVHNAEGAYELDADSVSQ; encoded by the coding sequence ATGATAGTCAGACAACTTCAGGAAGCAGAAAAAACCTCTCGCAGAATCGTCTCCCCCGACGGCAACTGGGAAAGCACGCGAATGCTACTCAAAGATGATCAGATGGGATTTTCTTTCCACATCACAACAATCTATGCCGGAGCCGATTTCCGGATGCATTACCAGAACCACCTGGAATCTGTTTACTGTATTTCAGGAGAGGGTGAAGTGGAAACACTGGACGACGGCAAAAAATATTCGATTAGCCCCGGGACCCTCTATATTCTTGATAAACACGACCGTCATATTCTGCGATCCTTTAAAGAAATGACAATGGCCTGCGTATTCAATCCTCCGCTCAATGGCAAGGAAGTACACAACGCGGAAGGTGCATATGAACTGGATGCGGATTCAGTGAGCCAATGA
- the fabV gene encoding enoyl-ACP reductase FabV yields the protein MIIKPRVRGFMCITSHPVGCEANVKEQIDYIKRQGPIDGPKRVLVIGASTGYGLAARIAAAFGCGASTLGIFFEKEGGDKKPASAGWYNSAAFHKFADEQGIYAKSINGDAFSDEIKQKTIDTIKADLGQVDLVIYSLASPRRQHPKTGEVFNSTLKPIGKNVTLRGINTDKEEVQEFSLEAATEQEIANTVAVMGGEDWQMWVDALLEADVLASGAKTAAFTYLGEKVTWDLYWHGTIGQAKKDLDSKVAGIREKLATVGGDARVAVLKAVVTQASSAIPIMPLYLALLFKAMKEDGSHEGCIEQLYRLYTECLYSDSPRMDSEGRIRVDERELRPEIQHRVGDDWLKVTNDNMAELTDIKGYKHEFLKLFGFDIDSVDYEADVDPVVPIRGLI from the coding sequence ATGATTATTAAACCGAGAGTCCGCGGTTTTATGTGTATTACCAGCCACCCGGTTGGTTGTGAGGCAAATGTCAAAGAACAGATTGATTACATCAAGCGTCAGGGTCCGATAGATGGCCCAAAAAGGGTGCTGGTGATAGGTGCTTCCACAGGGTATGGTCTGGCCGCCCGAATCGCGGCTGCTTTTGGCTGCGGAGCTTCAACACTGGGCATATTTTTTGAAAAGGAAGGTGGAGATAAAAAGCCCGCCTCAGCCGGTTGGTATAACTCGGCAGCTTTTCACAAGTTTGCGGACGAGCAGGGTATTTACGCGAAAAGTATCAATGGAGATGCGTTTTCCGATGAAATAAAGCAAAAGACAATTGATACGATCAAAGCCGATCTGGGACAGGTGGATCTGGTGATCTACAGCCTGGCGTCTCCCCGGCGACAGCACCCGAAGACGGGCGAAGTATTCAATTCAACCCTTAAGCCCATCGGGAAGAATGTAACCCTGCGGGGTATCAACACGGATAAGGAAGAAGTTCAGGAATTTTCGCTGGAAGCAGCCACAGAACAGGAGATTGCCAACACCGTAGCAGTTATGGGTGGTGAGGATTGGCAAATGTGGGTAGATGCACTGTTGGAGGCTGACGTATTGGCCTCTGGGGCGAAAACAGCAGCATTTACCTATTTGGGTGAAAAAGTCACCTGGGATCTGTATTGGCACGGTACGATTGGTCAGGCTAAAAAAGACCTGGATAGTAAGGTTGCGGGGATCCGTGAAAAACTGGCGACCGTCGGTGGTGATGCTCGGGTTGCGGTGCTCAAGGCAGTGGTGACACAGGCCAGCTCTGCGATACCGATCATGCCGCTTTATCTGGCGCTGCTGTTCAAGGCGATGAAAGAAGATGGCAGTCATGAAGGTTGTATTGAACAGCTGTATCGTCTCTACACAGAATGCCTTTACAGTGACTCTCCGCGTATGGACAGCGAAGGGCGGATTCGGGTGGACGAACGTGAACTCCGCCCGGAAATTCAGCACCGGGTTGGCGATGACTGGCTGAAAGTCACCAATGATAATATGGCTGAACTGACCGATATAAAGGGCTACAAGCATGAGTTTCTCAAGCTCTTTGGCTTTGATATAGACAGCGTGGATTACGAGGCTGATGTCGACCCTGTGGTTCCCATCAGGGGATTAATCTGA